One stretch of Thermococcus sp. 21S9 DNA includes these proteins:
- a CDS encoding MBL fold metallo-hydrolase, translating into MLKGLNWDSNVYLFRSGKEALIIDTGTGENAERYFSLWLGEGYLDGLKKVVIFNTHEHFDHVGGNLAMKELFERLGVEVLFASHRKTAEVLERADGRIILDYAYGKRFPGHNVDIKLDDGDYLRVGRRKLLLLHTPGHTAGSSCLYLDGEVKLIFTGDTIFNGTVGRTDLPTGNREELRNSIEKLAELDVDFGLPGHGWLIKDWRGNIKAVRRFL; encoded by the coding sequence ATGCTGAAGGGACTTAACTGGGACTCTAACGTCTACCTCTTCCGCTCCGGAAAAGAAGCTTTAATCATCGACACGGGCACGGGCGAGAACGCCGAGCGCTACTTCTCACTCTGGCTCGGTGAGGGCTATCTTGACGGCCTGAAGAAGGTCGTGATATTCAACACACACGAGCACTTCGACCACGTCGGTGGGAACCTCGCGATGAAGGAGCTCTTCGAGAGGCTCGGCGTCGAGGTTCTCTTCGCTTCGCACAGGAAAACCGCCGAAGTCCTTGAGCGCGCCGATGGAAGGATAATCCTCGACTACGCCTACGGGAAGAGGTTTCCGGGGCATAATGTTGACATCAAGCTCGATGACGGCGACTACCTAAGGGTTGGCAGGAGAAAACTACTCCTCCTCCACACACCGGGCCACACCGCTGGGAGCTCCTGCCTCTACCTCGACGGCGAAGTTAAGTTAATATTCACCGGCGACACTATATTCAACGGAACCGTCGGGAGAACGGATTTGCCAACCGGGAACCGGGAGGAGCTGAGGAATAGCATTGAGAAACTGGCGGAGCTTGATGTTGACTTCGGCCTGCCCGGGCACGGCTGGCTCATAAAGGACTGGCGCGGGAACATTAAAGCTGTGAGGAGGTTCCTATGA
- a CDS encoding DUF504 domain-containing protein gives MRKGSLKEVLAKIKHDPREDERDYYIVIEHRGAYGNEKRIPVEMIELGYGYFFIGETQIPYHRIIQVVRKDGKVVWERRSRD, from the coding sequence ATGAGGAAGGGTTCGCTGAAGGAAGTTCTGGCGAAGATTAAGCACGACCCGAGGGAGGACGAGCGGGACTACTATATCGTCATAGAGCACAGGGGAGCTTACGGGAACGAGAAGAGAATCCCCGTCGAGATGATTGAGCTGGGTTACGGTTATTTCTTCATCGGAGAGACGCAGATTCCGTATCACAGAATAATCCAGGTGGTCAGAAAAGACGGAAAGGTGGTGTGGGAAAGGCGCTCAAGAGATTAG
- a CDS encoding DUF835 domain-containing protein, whose amino-acid sequence MNRDPSEIMKEIVNRLKNLSVKELLSYAIFSERDEAKYYAELAEKAKRKSVKVLFRKMSEESKNHEKILMELFERLFPGEEPVEVDAPPVEVYPFYPNFDDAGDYTSALKYCMESELFAKQTYELLASVTRDDEVRKLALDLAAMEQGHYEEIKRVYDLMKALERRHASPWELDSGAYLLTDDVKARYFLLDFLDEPKTLLALVRENPRKFSEFIEGHGKVIWVTKTDVEGAIPPELLPDMRNELSRFFRDSTAKGQRGAVFLQNLSYLVSQLGFRETLDFVLYLKDLAIVNDGYLIVTAVPEAFEKKEWAILTSELELIS is encoded by the coding sequence ATGAATAGGGACCCGAGTGAGATAATGAAGGAAATCGTCAATCGCTTGAAAAATCTTTCAGTCAAGGAGTTGCTGAGCTATGCGATTTTCAGCGAAAGGGACGAGGCCAAATACTACGCTGAACTGGCAGAAAAGGCGAAGAGAAAGAGTGTTAAGGTCTTATTCCGGAAGATGAGCGAGGAGAGCAAGAACCATGAGAAGATACTAATGGAGCTGTTCGAACGGCTCTTCCCAGGGGAGGAGCCCGTTGAAGTTGACGCCCCACCCGTTGAGGTGTATCCCTTTTACCCCAATTTTGATGACGCGGGGGATTATACCTCGGCCCTTAAGTACTGCATGGAGAGTGAACTTTTTGCAAAACAGACCTATGAACTGCTCGCCAGCGTGACGAGAGACGATGAAGTGCGAAAGCTTGCCCTCGACCTCGCGGCGATGGAGCAGGGGCACTACGAGGAGATAAAACGGGTCTATGACCTTATGAAGGCCCTCGAGCGGAGGCACGCTTCTCCCTGGGAGCTTGATTCGGGGGCATACCTGCTCACGGACGACGTGAAGGCGAGATACTTCCTTCTGGACTTCCTTGATGAACCCAAGACCCTCCTTGCACTCGTCCGCGAAAACCCGCGCAAGTTTTCCGAGTTCATAGAGGGGCACGGAAAGGTAATATGGGTCACCAAAACCGACGTCGAGGGCGCAATCCCGCCGGAACTCCTACCTGATATGCGGAACGAACTGTCCAGATTCTTCCGCGACAGTACTGCTAAGGGCCAGCGGGGTGCAGTTTTCCTCCAGAACCTGAGTTACCTCGTGAGCCAGCTCGGCTTTAGAGAGACCCTCGACTTTGTCCTCTACCTCAAGGACCTTGCGATAGTTAACGACGGTTATCTCATAGTGACGGCAGTTCCTGAGGCCTTCGAGAAGAAGGAGTGGGCGATTCTCACGTCGGAGCTCGAGCTAATCTCTTGA
- a CDS encoding YchF/TatD family DNA exonuclease, producing the protein MIDAHAHFEFYKREAPKIIEECRGELRAVVDSITEYRKAHVWKSWELLRPYFGFIFPTLGYHPNEARRGNWEKVRKVEDFIREHSGEIVAIGEIGLDYHYAENERQRENQREIFRHFLELAVELDLPVVIHAREAEGEAYKLVQRAGVRAYFHSYAGSVELAKEIVENGHVIGINTGIVFIPEVTAVAEAIDVDYLLAETDSPYMSPFKGQRNVPCNVRVAVEWIAKLQGLEFEDVERKTEKNTVEFFALEVKA; encoded by the coding sequence ATGATTGACGCGCACGCTCACTTCGAGTTCTACAAGAGGGAAGCGCCCAAGATAATAGAGGAGTGCAGGGGAGAGCTCAGGGCAGTGGTCGATTCAATCACCGAGTACAGGAAGGCCCACGTCTGGAAGAGCTGGGAGCTACTCAGGCCGTACTTCGGCTTCATCTTCCCGACCCTCGGCTACCACCCCAACGAGGCCAGGAGGGGCAACTGGGAGAAGGTGAGGAAGGTCGAGGACTTCATACGCGAGCACTCGGGGGAGATAGTCGCCATCGGGGAGATAGGCCTCGACTACCACTACGCCGAGAACGAAAGGCAGAGGGAGAACCAGCGCGAAATCTTCAGGCACTTCCTTGAGCTGGCCGTTGAGCTCGACCTTCCGGTGGTTATTCACGCGAGGGAAGCCGAGGGAGAAGCCTACAAGCTGGTTCAGAGGGCAGGCGTCAGGGCTTACTTCCACTCCTACGCCGGGAGCGTTGAGCTTGCAAAAGAGATAGTCGAGAACGGCCACGTCATAGGGATAAACACCGGAATAGTCTTCATTCCGGAGGTTACGGCGGTTGCGGAAGCAATCGATGTGGATTACCTTTTGGCCGAGACGGACAGTCCATACATGAGCCCCTTCAAGGGACAGCGCAATGTCCCGTGCAACGTCCGCGTTGCGGTTGAGTGGATAGCCAAGCTTCAGGGGCTGGAGTTTGAAGATGTCGAGAGGAAAACTGAGAAAAACACAGTCGAGTTCTTTGCTCTGGAGGTGAAAGCATGA
- a CDS encoding DUF3216 domain-containing protein → MKVEEAERVRELLKELGEEALIARLDSFIALNEGLETKKGEDYIRLSILGFLEGLLMTLKMKYPENGEVVELYEEIRAKRSELDKLFRKPAMQNLQ, encoded by the coding sequence ATGAAGGTCGAAGAGGCCGAAAGGGTGAGGGAACTCTTGAAGGAGCTCGGTGAAGAGGCCTTAATCGCGAGGCTGGACTCGTTCATCGCTTTAAACGAGGGGCTTGAAACCAAGAAGGGCGAGGACTACATAAGGCTCTCGATTCTGGGCTTCCTTGAGGGACTCCTGATGACGCTGAAGATGAAGTACCCGGAAAACGGGGAGGTTGTAGAGCTTTACGAGGAAATCAGGGCCAAGAGGTCGGAGCTTGATAAACTCTTCAGGAAGCCGGCGATGCAGAACCTTCAGTGA
- a CDS encoding dihydropteroate synthase-like protein, whose protein sequence is MRILLVTGKLAEPLVRKYGKGCDVLVTPVSVAAFLTPELIVHYLRRAGVRSEDYDLILIPGLVRGSAQPIEDEIGIPTFKGPRNAMDLPAVLGALEKGFRLSKEKPADELFSLDGLKKVEDIRNKTKDRHYIENALKKPWNVLIGNLPAGRDFPTRILGEVVDAPKLGVDGTVEKALYYLREGADIIDIGMVAGETNLDFVELIPEIRERLKERGFDVPISFDSLNAVEIEKALDYADLFLSVDEGNLEELVTEKPVVLIPTNQRKGFFPAKPAERIEFLENLKERALELGYKTLIPDLILEHVPHLARSITAFQLYRERNPDDVLLAGVGNVVELCDADSVGMNALLAGIAKELSISLLLTTETSAKARGSVRELRRAVDMNLFDMPKDLGFDLLILKEKRAKEWRFEPAEEIIEAEEKPVQLEPVYFRIWVEGGRIWVNAHRGTEVVLTVVGDDPNAIIDTILERFGISPRHAFYLGRELERAYTALKLRRSYVQEVELFPEFYSQGSH, encoded by the coding sequence ATGAGAATCCTCCTCGTCACCGGTAAACTCGCCGAACCGCTCGTGAGGAAGTACGGGAAAGGCTGTGACGTTCTCGTTACGCCGGTCAGCGTCGCGGCGTTCTTAACTCCCGAACTGATAGTCCACTACCTGAGGAGGGCCGGTGTGAGGAGTGAGGACTACGATTTAATTCTGATTCCCGGCCTCGTCAGGGGTTCCGCTCAACCCATCGAGGATGAAATAGGGATTCCAACCTTTAAGGGGCCGAGGAACGCGATGGATTTACCTGCCGTGTTGGGGGCATTGGAAAAGGGTTTCAGACTGAGCAAAGAAAAGCCCGCGGACGAGCTCTTCTCCCTCGACGGGTTGAAGAAAGTCGAGGACATCAGGAACAAGACCAAGGACAGACACTACATCGAGAACGCCCTTAAGAAGCCCTGGAACGTCCTCATCGGCAACCTTCCCGCGGGAAGGGACTTCCCGACGAGGATTCTTGGCGAGGTCGTTGACGCCCCGAAACTCGGCGTAGATGGGACCGTTGAGAAGGCCCTCTACTACCTCCGCGAGGGGGCAGATATAATCGACATCGGGATGGTTGCTGGAGAAACGAACCTCGATTTCGTTGAGCTGATTCCCGAAATCCGCGAGAGGCTCAAAGAGAGGGGCTTCGACGTTCCGATTAGCTTCGACTCCCTTAATGCGGTTGAAATCGAGAAAGCTTTGGACTACGCAGACCTCTTCCTGAGCGTCGACGAGGGCAACCTTGAGGAACTCGTTACTGAAAAGCCCGTCGTTCTAATCCCGACGAACCAGAGGAAGGGCTTTTTCCCGGCTAAACCCGCGGAGAGGATAGAGTTTCTCGAGAATCTCAAGGAGAGAGCCCTTGAGCTTGGTTACAAAACCCTAATCCCGGATTTAATCCTTGAGCACGTTCCCCACCTGGCGCGCTCGATAACGGCCTTCCAGCTCTACCGCGAGAGGAACCCGGACGACGTTCTCCTCGCTGGAGTCGGCAACGTGGTTGAGCTCTGCGACGCCGACAGCGTGGGGATGAACGCCCTACTGGCCGGAATCGCGAAGGAGCTTTCGATAAGCCTTCTCCTCACGACGGAGACGAGCGCAAAAGCCAGGGGTTCCGTCAGGGAGCTGAGGAGGGCAGTAGACATGAACCTCTTCGACATGCCCAAGGATTTGGGCTTCGACCTGCTCATCCTGAAGGAGAAGAGAGCCAAGGAGTGGCGCTTCGAGCCGGCGGAAGAAATAATCGAGGCTGAAGAAAAGCCGGTCCAGCTCGAGCCGGTTTACTTCCGCATCTGGGTTGAAGGCGGAAGAATCTGGGTGAACGCCCACCGGGGAACGGAGGTCGTTCTAACTGTCGTCGGCGACGACCCAAACGCGATAATAGACACGATTCTTGAGCGCTTCGGGATAAGTCCGAGACACGCCTTCTACCTCGGCCGTGAGCTGGAGAGGGCTTACACGGCCTTAAAATTGAGGAGGAGCTACGTTCAGGAGGTTGAGCTGTTTCCGGAGTTTTATTCTCAGGGTTCTCACTGA
- a CDS encoding PHP domain-containing protein encodes MLHDSHTHTLHSDGLGEVFENIAEAERKGLSLVAITDHSHYLLRGNFNAYLSEIRRWGEDSEITVLAGIEGNITPNGVDVPDWMAKKLDFVIASVHEWVDRPEQYVELVKTALLDENVDVIGHFGASFPYIGYPPWGDLLELIALAEETGKAFEISSRYRVPDLEFVRECIRRGVKLTFASDAHRPEKVGNVGWSVAVFRKAGGEIEDLLFAPYL; translated from the coding sequence ATGCTCCACGATTCGCACACCCACACGCTCCACTCTGACGGCCTCGGAGAGGTCTTCGAGAACATCGCGGAGGCCGAGCGGAAGGGTCTCTCGCTCGTTGCGATAACGGACCACAGCCACTACCTCCTGAGGGGCAACTTCAACGCTTACCTGAGCGAGATAAGGCGCTGGGGCGAGGATAGCGAGATAACGGTTTTAGCGGGAATCGAGGGCAACATAACTCCCAACGGCGTTGACGTGCCGGACTGGATGGCTAAAAAGCTCGACTTCGTGATAGCGAGCGTTCACGAGTGGGTTGACCGGCCGGAGCAGTACGTCGAGCTCGTGAAGACAGCTCTCCTCGATGAGAACGTCGACGTCATCGGCCACTTCGGCGCGAGCTTTCCCTACATTGGCTACCCCCCATGGGGGGACCTCCTCGAACTCATTGCCCTCGCCGAGGAGACAGGGAAGGCATTCGAGATAAGCTCCCGCTACCGCGTTCCGGATTTGGAGTTCGTGAGGGAGTGTATAAGGAGGGGGGTTAAGCTGACCTTCGCCAGCGACGCCCACCGGCCGGAGAAGGTTGGGAACGTCGGCTGGAGCGTGGCGGTCTTCCGAAAAGCCGGCGGAGAGATTGAGGATTTGCTCTTTGCTCCCTACCTGTGA
- a CDS encoding cobalamin B12-binding domain-containing protein encodes MVERSKVRVVIAKPGLDGHDRGAKVVARALKEAGYEVIYTGIRQTPEQIVETVIQEDAAVLGISILSGAHMVLIPKIIKLLEERGIKPNEDIVIFAGGIIPPDDAEELKKMGVAEVFGPGTPLRTVIEFVDRAVENLKRFRA; translated from the coding sequence ATGGTCGAGCGCTCAAAGGTTCGCGTCGTCATAGCGAAGCCCGGACTTGACGGTCACGACAGGGGAGCCAAGGTTGTGGCGAGAGCCCTGAAGGAGGCTGGCTATGAAGTCATCTACACGGGAATCAGGCAAACCCCGGAGCAGATAGTCGAGACGGTGATTCAGGAAGATGCCGCCGTCCTGGGGATAAGCATTCTCTCCGGTGCCCACATGGTCCTTATTCCGAAGATTATCAAGCTCCTTGAGGAGAGGGGCATAAAGCCGAACGAGGACATCGTAATCTTCGCCGGCGGAATAATCCCGCCCGACGACGCGGAGGAGCTGAAGAAGATGGGCGTCGCCGAGGTCTTCGGCCCGGGAACGCCCCTGAGAACGGTGATAGAGTTCGTTGACAGGGCCGTCGAGAACCTCAAGAGGTTTAGGGCTTAA
- the meaB gene encoding methylmalonyl Co-A mutase-associated GTPase MeaB, with translation MTLEPLIQSALSGDKKAIARLITLVENDEEKAREIIRRIYPHTGKAYVVGITGPPGSGKSTLLDKLIKLARDEGHRVGVIAIDPTSPFTGGALLGDRLRMQRHSTDPGVFIRSMATRGSLGGLAKATNDAVKVLDASGYDLIFVETVGVGQIEVDIVKTADTVVLVTVPGLGDEVQAIKAGLMEVADIFAINKADREGTEMVYLELKMALEFERDKWRQIGWEPPIVETTAFTLKGVRPLWEAIKRHRKHMEESGRLRERRAFRAREEVKTIIASTIASKVEERLAKGEAKELIEEVVERKLDPYSASQIVMEKLKEDLWR, from the coding sequence ATGACGCTCGAGCCTCTCATTCAGTCGGCACTATCGGGCGATAAAAAGGCCATAGCAAGGTTGATAACCCTCGTTGAAAACGACGAGGAAAAAGCCAGGGAGATAATTCGGAGGATTTATCCCCACACGGGGAAGGCCTACGTCGTTGGTATAACCGGACCCCCTGGCTCGGGAAAGTCAACCCTTCTCGACAAGCTCATCAAGCTTGCCAGGGACGAGGGGCATAGGGTCGGGGTCATAGCGATAGACCCGACGTCGCCATTCACTGGAGGCGCACTGCTCGGCGACAGGCTGAGGATGCAGAGGCACTCGACCGACCCCGGGGTCTTCATCAGGAGCATGGCGACGCGCGGTTCCCTCGGCGGTCTGGCGAAAGCTACTAACGACGCGGTTAAGGTTCTGGACGCTTCAGGCTACGACCTGATATTCGTCGAGACCGTTGGAGTCGGCCAGATTGAGGTTGACATCGTCAAAACTGCGGATACCGTCGTTCTCGTAACCGTTCCGGGCCTCGGCGACGAGGTTCAGGCCATCAAGGCAGGACTCATGGAAGTGGCAGACATCTTCGCCATCAACAAGGCGGACAGGGAAGGAACGGAGATGGTGTACCTCGAGCTCAAGATGGCCCTCGAGTTCGAGAGGGACAAGTGGAGGCAAATCGGCTGGGAGCCTCCGATAGTCGAGACCACAGCTTTCACCCTCAAGGGCGTCAGGCCCCTCTGGGAGGCGATAAAGAGGCACAGGAAGCACATGGAGGAGAGCGGAAGGTTGAGGGAGAGGAGGGCCTTCCGCGCGAGGGAGGAAGTGAAGACCATCATCGCCTCAACGATAGCGAGCAAGGTGGAGGAGAGGCTTGCGAAGGGAGAGGCGAAGGAGCTCATCGAGGAAGTCGTTGAGAGGAAGCTTGACCCATATTCGGCATCTCAAATCGTGATGGAGAAGCTTAAGGAGGACCTCTGGAGGTGA
- the mce gene encoding methylmalonyl-CoA epimerase, with product MFKKIDHVGIAVKNLEEAIKVWEGLGLKVEEIEEVPDQKVRTAIIHIGESRIELLEPTAEDSPIAKFIAKRGEGIHHIALGVTNIEEHLKELKEKGYRLIDEEPRIGAGGAKIAFVHPKAVTGVLLELCERKE from the coding sequence ATGTTCAAGAAGATAGACCACGTTGGTATAGCCGTTAAGAACCTTGAGGAGGCCATAAAGGTCTGGGAGGGCCTCGGCCTGAAAGTTGAGGAAATCGAGGAAGTGCCGGACCAGAAGGTTAGAACCGCGATAATCCACATCGGCGAGAGCAGGATTGAGCTCCTTGAGCCGACGGCCGAGGACTCGCCGATAGCGAAGTTCATAGCCAAGCGCGGTGAGGGAATACACCACATCGCCCTCGGCGTTACGAACATCGAAGAGCACCTGAAGGAGCTCAAGGAGAAGGGCTACAGACTCATAGACGAAGAGCCGAGGATTGGAGCCGGCGGGGCCAAGATAGCCTTCGTCCACCCGAAGGCCGTAACCGGTGTGCTTCTCGAACTCTGCGAGCGGAAAGAGTGA
- a CDS encoding DUF835 domain-containing protein produces the protein MLLKGKIRRGPQKVLDYRVLPSVLKALPDRKVLITRKMPEEVPDSNIIHIWVTRVRHPQAVDPTNLYVIEQRVWDSLSKGAKNVILDAFEYLLLENGLERTLRFVGKLRDMALLSDSNFYVTVSDGVDERVLAMLKRIVE, from the coding sequence ATGCTCCTGAAGGGGAAGATTCGCAGGGGACCGCAGAAGGTTTTGGATTACCGAGTGCTTCCCTCCGTGTTAAAGGCGCTTCCAGACAGGAAAGTTTTGATAACCAGAAAAATGCCGGAGGAGGTTCCAGATTCAAACATAATCCACATCTGGGTCACCCGGGTTAGGCATCCCCAGGCGGTTGACCCCACCAACCTTTACGTCATCGAGCAAAGGGTCTGGGATTCTCTCTCCAAGGGTGCCAAGAACGTAATTCTCGATGCTTTCGAGTACCTTCTACTCGAAAACGGACTTGAGAGAACCCTTCGCTTCGTCGGCAAGCTCCGGGACATGGCGTTGCTTTCGGACTCAAACTTCTACGTTACCGTCAGTGATGGCGTTGATGAACGGGTTCTCGCGATGCTGAAGAGAATCGTTGAGTGA